One window from the genome of Cryptomeria japonica chromosome 6, Sugi_1.0, whole genome shotgun sequence encodes:
- the LOC131058563 gene encoding 17.3 kDa class II heat shock protein: MAARSQRNLENILIDREIWITTTCPAFIIDMPGLKNNDIKVQLQDKNVLTISGERKRAEEEDVIFIRIERRVGKFMRKFTLPEGCNLEAISASCHDGVLSVTVPKLPPPEPKKPKTIEVKVA; encoded by the exons ATGGCTGCGCGCtcacagagaaatttggagaatatTTTAATTGATAGGGAAATTTGGATAACAACGACATGCCCGGCCTTTATAATCGACATGCCCGGCCTTAAAAAcaacgacatcaag GTTCAACTACAGGATAAGAATGTGCTGACGATCAGCGGAGAGCGAAAGAGGGCGGAAGAGGAGGATGTCATATTCATCCGCATCGAACGCAGGGTCGGCAAATTTATGCGTAAATTTACCCTGCCTGAGGGCTGCAATTTGGAGGCCATTTCTGCCAGCTGTCACGATGGAGTGCTGAGTGTGACCGTTCCCAAGCTTCCTCCTCCAGAGCCCAAGAAACCTAAGACAATTGAAGTTAAAGTTGCCTAG
- the LOC131058562 gene encoding 17.1 kDa class II heat shock protein: MDPLLSTVHQLLGVPDEMEKLLNNPTRTYVRDTKAMASTPVDVKEYPNSYVFIIDMPGLKNKDIKVQVEDENVLTISGERKREEEQDVKYTRMERRVGKFMRKFTLPDDSNTEGISATCHDGVLSVTVLKLPPPEPKKPKTIEVNIA; this comes from the exons ATGGATCCCCTGTTAAGCACCGTTCATCAATTGCTAGGTGTTCCCGATGAAATGGAGAAGCTTCTCAACAATCCTACGCGTACTTATGTTCGGGACACAAAGGCCATGGCTTCTACTCCTGTTGATGTCAAGGAGTATCCTAACTCCTATGTCTTCATAATCGACATGCCGGGCCTTAAAAACAAGGACATCAAG GTTCAGGTTGAGGACGAGAATGTGCTGACAATCAGCGGCGAGCGAAAGAGGGAGGAGGAGCAGGATGTAAAATACACCCGAATGGAGCGCAGGGTCGGTAAATTTATGCGCAAATTTACTCTGCCAGATGACTCTAACACGGAGGGCATTTCTGCTACCTGTCACGATGGAGTGCTTAGTGTGACTGTTCTCAAGCTTCCTCCTCCCGAGCCCAAGAAACCCAAGACTATTGAAGTTAACATTGCCTAA